TCGGCAGCTTCGACGAGTTCAAGGCGCGTTTCGCGAAAGCGGGCACCACCCGTTTCGGCTCAGGCTGGGCGTGGCTTTGCGTTCACAAAGGAGGAAAACTGGAAGTGTGCAGCACCGCCAACCAGGACAATCCGCTGATGCCTGACACCGGTTGCGACGGCACGCCGATTTTGGGTATGGACGTTTGGGAACACGCGTATTACCTGCATTACCAAAACCGTCGCCCAGACTACATCGAGGCGTTTTTCAACGTCATCAACTGGACGGAGGTCGCGCGGCGTTACGCGGTTGAAAAATAAAGGAGGAAGTACTCCAATAGAAGACCCGGCACCCAAAGCCGGGTTTTTTTATGCCTATTGGCGAAGGAGGGCGGCGCTGATGCGACGTGACGCGATGAAGGACGCCAGGGTGCCCAAAGTGCCGATGGTGGCAAACACGATCAGCACATTGACCATTTCGAACTTCACCGGATAGGGCTGCGTCATGGTAATCATAACAAGTTCAAACTGTTGCTGGACAAAAACAAGCAGTGCGCCGAGCGCGATGCCGAGGAGGCCTCCGAAAACCGTCAGCAACGTGCCCTGTAAAAAGAAGATGCGACGCAATTCGGGCAGCGTCGACCCGAGGCTGAACAAGGTGCGCAGGTTCGATTGCTTTTCGATGATCATCATGGTGAGCGCACCGACGAGGTTGAAGAGCGCGATGATGATAACGAGGGTGAAGATCAGATACAACACCAGGTTCTCGGTATTGAGCATGCGGTAGAGCGAGGCGTTGAGTTCGGCGCGGTTCTTAATCGTAAGCGACGGGCCGACTATAGTAGTGATGCCTTTGCGTACGGCGGCCTCGTCGGCACCGGGCGCGAGGGCGATTTCAAGCGAGGAAATACGGGTGGGCGGGTATGCGAGTATCGCCTGCACGAGGCGGATGTCGGCGAAGACATATTGGCTGTCGAGATCCTCGCTGAGGGCGAAGAAACCTACCGGTACCAATTTGGCGCGGGTGAGTGCCTCGTCGGGCGAATCAATGGTGCCTGTTCCGGGTCGCGGCACGTAGACCTCGAGTAAGTTATTGGCATCGACGAGTCCGATAGAAAGACGGTCGAGGATGCCGTAACCGACGACGCACTCAATGGTTTCGGGTGTCCACCATTGCCCATCCTGCAGGGATTTCTCTACGGTGCTTACCTTATTATAAAGCGTATCGGTGCCTTTGAGGTAGGCGACCATTTCCTTTCCTTTGAACGAGAAGAGCACCCGTTCTTCGACGGTTTTGCTTACCTGCGCGATACCTTTCACCTGCCGAAGCGCCCGTTCCTGTGCGGGCGTAACGGTAAACGTCTTGCCGATGCGGGCGGTAGCTTTCAGGTCGGGGTCGGAGGTGTTGGAAAAAGAAAGGCTGAAATCGACGAGTCCGCTGAACACCGACATCACCACGAACAGCGCCATCGCACCCGCTACGACGCCGATGGCCGCGATGCGGTTGATGATGTTGATCGCATTGTTCTTGCTGGCACTCCGAAGGTAACGCTTCGCGATGTAGAGCGGGAAATTCACGTGTCAGGACTTTTTCCGACGGGCCAACAGTTCGGGGTTTTCGAGTGGGTTATCGGCACCCGTAAGCGCACGGTCAATCTTGGCGATATACTCGAGTGAGTCGTCGATGAAGAATTGCAGGTTCGGCACTTTGCGCAGTTGTTGCCGTACGCGTTGTGCAAGGTCGTGTTTGATGAGAGGCCCGTTCGACTTAATGGCGGCGAGGGTAGCCTGTGCCTTGTCGCTTGGGAAAATACTCAGGTAGACGTTGGCAATGGAAAGGTCGCTGGTAACCGCCACTTTCGAAACGGAAATCACCAGGTTCGGGATGGCGTTTTTGCGCACTTCCCCCTGCAGGATGTCGACCAGATCTTGCTGCAAGAGGCCTCCTATTTTCTTTTGTCTGTTCGTTTCCATGGGGCAAAGATACGGAAGAGAGTTGGGAGTTGGGAGTTCAGGGTTCATAGTTCATGGTTCATAGTTGATGGTTCAGGGTTCAGGGTTCAGGGTTCATAGTTCGTAGTTCATGGTTCATGGTTCGTGGTTGAGGTTGAGGGACGATGGTTCATGGCATTGGGTACGATAGCGGGCTGACACCTTGCAGGGAGCCATTGCACCACAAACCGGAATGCTGTATCTTGCATCCCGCAATTTCTCAGTTACTCAGTTACTCAGTTACTCAGTTACTCAGTTACTCAGTTACTCAGTTACTCAGTTACTCAGTTACTCAGTTACTCAGTTACTCAGTTACTCAGTTACTCAGTTACTCAGTTACTCAGTTACTCAGTTACTCAGTTACTCAGTTACTCAGTTACTCAGTTACTCAGTTACTCAGTTACTCAGTTACTCAGTTACTCAGTTACTCAGTTACTCAGTTACTCAGTTACTCAGTTACTCAGTTACTCAGTTACTCCTTACCCCTCCCTCCCATGAACAAAATCGAACACCTCGGAATCGCTGTCAAAGACCTCGCCGCTTCGAATGCCCTTTTCGAAAAACTGCTGGGTGTGGCGCCGTATAAAATGGAAGAAGTAGAAAGCGAAGGCGTGCGCACCTCGTTTTTCCTGTCGGGACCGAACAAGATCGAATTACTGGAAGCCACGCATGACGATAGCCCGATTGCAAAATTCCTGGAGAAAAAAGGGGAAGGCATCCACCACATCGCCTTTGACGTAGACGACATCGCAGCGGAAATCGCCCGTTTGAAAGGCGAAGGGTTTACTGTTTTGAACGAAACACCCAAGAAAGGTGCCGATAACAAACTCGTGGCCTTCCTACATCCGAAGGGAACGAATGGCGTTTTGGTGGAGTTGTGCCAATCCATCACGCCGGAATAGCGATGATGTAGTGTTACTGCCGCCTAACGTGGTCAAAAAGCAGTAAATACGCGAAAAAAATTAGGGGTTGATGTAGTTTTGAGAAGGTACGCGATCAGCGCCCTCATTTCTCTTTTCGTTATTTTAGCGCTACCAACCACACAAACCATGAAGTATTTTTTCGCACTAGTGGCAGCCGTATGGTGCCTATCCGCCACGGCCCAACAACAAACCTTCTGTAACCCCATCAATGTCGATTATGGTTACACCCCCTTCGAGAGTTTTACCGAATGGGGGCGCCATCGCGCCACGGCCGACCCGGTAGTGGTGAACTACAAAGGCGACCTTTACCTGTTTTCAACCAACCAATGGGGCTATTGGCACAGCAACGATATGTTGAACTGGAAGTTCCACGAAAAGCGTTTCCTCCGCCCCTGGAACCCTGAAAAAGATGAACTGTGCGCACCGGGTGTAGGCGTTATCGGCGACACGATGGTGGTGTTCGGCAGTACCTATAAAAAGAACTTCAGTCTGTGGGGCAGCACCGACCCCGAACACAACAAATGGTTCGTTATCAAAGACTCGCTTGAAATCGGCGGCTGGGATCCGGCCTTTTTTACCGACGACGATGGCCGCTTTTATATGTACAATGGCAGCAGCAACCGCTACCCGGTGTGGGGCGTCGAGCTGAACCGCAAGACGTTTGAGCCGATTGGCACCCGCATGCCGATGTATCTTTTGGAAGACTGGCGCTACGGTTGGCAGCGTTTTGGGGAATATATGGACAATACCTTCCTCGATCCGTTCATTGAAGGGGCGTGGATGACGAAGCACAACGGCAAATACTATTTCCAGTATGGTGCGCCCGGCACCGAATTCAGTGGCTATGCCGATGGTGTTGTCATGGGAAGTAAACCGCTGTTCGACGGCATACAGACCTTTCCTCAATCGGACCCACTGAGTTTCAAGCCCGGCGGGTTCTCGCGGGGAGCCGGACACGGATCGACTTTTCAGGATAAATACGGCAATTACTGGCACATCTCGACCAGCATCGTGTGCGTCAAAAACACCTGGGAGCGACGCATGGGTATCTGGCCGACCGGGTTTGACAAAGACGATGTGATGTGGTGCAACACGGCCTTCGGCGATTATCCGCAGTACCTGCCGGAGGCGCGCAAAGACGGCAAGACCTTTCCAGGATGGATGCTGCTGAACTACAAAAAACCGGTGACGGTATCGTCGACGCTGGGCAGTTTCTTCGCCAATAATGCCGTCGACGAAAGCATCAAAACCTATTGGAGCGCCAAGACGGCGAACCCGGGCGAATGGATCCAGAGTGATCTCGGACAAGTCTGTACCGTCAATGCGATCCAGATTAACTATGCCGACCAGGACGTGGAATTCCTGGGTAAACAAACCACTACCTACCACCAATACCGTCTCTATTGCTCGAATGACGGCAAGAAGTGGACCTTACTTGTAGATAAAAGCAAGAACAAAACGGATGTGCCGCACGACTATGTCGAACTCGCCCAACCGATAAAAACCCGTTTTATCAAACTCGAAAACCTGCACATGCCAACCGGGAAGTTCGCCATCAGTGGACTTCGGGTCTTCGGAAATGGCGGCGGCGCGAAACCCGACGCGGTAAAAGAACTGATCGTCCTGCGCACCGAGAAAGACAAACGCAGCGCCTACATCAAATGGTCGCCGGTGGATAATGCATACGCCTATAACCTGTATTACGGAACCGCTCCTGATAAGCTCTACAACTGCATCATGGTGCACGACTTCAACGAGTATTGGTTCAAGGCGATGGACCTTCAGAAAACCTATTATTTCACCATCGAAGCCATCAACGAAAACGGCGTGTCCGAGCGTACACCGGTTAAAAAAGTAGAGTAAGTGATCGCAGTGCCGACAGCGCCTCCGTTTGGGGGCTTTGGGGTTTGACACTTCCTCACCCTTCGGACCTGACCAGAAATTTAGGACCTCTTATTTCCCTCTAATGAAACACTTGTATGCACTTCTGTTGCTGGGCGCCTCGTTTAGCTACGCACAGAACACCACCAAAGACGCCTTCCTCGACCAATTGCTGTCTAAAATGACGCTTGAGGAGAAGATCGGGCAGCTTAACCTCATCTCACCCCCGGGGGATATCTCTACCGGGGCCGCCGTCAGTTCTGATGCTGAAAAGTACATCATCGACGGAAAACTCGGCGCCGTCCTTAATATGACTTCTATCGATCGCATCCGCAAAACGCAGGAAATCGCGGTTACGAAAAGCCGCCTGAAAATCCCGCTTTTGTTTGGGTTGGATGTCATCCATGGCTATAAAACACAATTCCCGATCCCACTTGGCCTTTCTGCCACCTGGGATCCCGAAGCGGTGCAACGGGCTGCGCGCATTGCCGCGACGGAGGCCACCGCAGATGGTATCGACTGGACCTTCTCGCCCATGTGCGACATCAGCCGGGATCCACGTTGGGGACGTGTGGCCGAAGGATTTGGGGAAGACCCCCTCCTGGGCTCGAAAATGGCGGCCGCCATGGTAAAAGGCTATCAGGGACAATCGCTATCGTCACCTAACAGCATCCTGGCCTGCGTAAAACACTTTGCTTTGTATGGCGGTGCCGAAGCCGGACGCGACTACAATACGGTCGACATGAGCCTGAACCGGATGTATAACGAGTACTTCCCTCCGTATAAAGCCGCGGTTGACGCAGGTGCCGGCAGTGTCATGACGTCCTTCAATGACATCAACGGCGTTCCGTCGACGGCCAATAAGTGGTTGCTGACAAACGTGTTGCGCGACCAATGGCATTTCGGCGGTTTCGTTGTCACGGATTTTACGGCCATCAAGGAACTTATTGCGCACGGACTCGGCGACAGTCCACAGGTGGCGGCCCGATCGCTCAAAGCCGGAACCGATATGGACATGGTCGGTGAAGACTTCCTAAACACCCTGGCCACATCCGTGAAAGAAGGCAAAGTGACCGTCGCGGATATCGACCATGCCTGCCGTCGTATCCTTTCCATCAAATACGACCTCGGACTCTTCCGCGATCCCTTCCTCAGACTCGACACCAAACGCCGTGATACGGAAATTTTCACCCCCGCCAACCGTTCTGAGGCGCGGCGCACGGCAGCTTCGTCTTTCGTGTTAATGAAAAACGAACGGAAAGCGTTGCCCCTGCCCACATCCGAACGGGTAGCCTTTATCGGACCGTTGTTGGATGATAAAGCCAATATGCCCGGAACCTGGGCGGTGGCCGTGGAATCCGACAAGGCCGTTACGCTGAAACAAGCCCTGAACGAACGTACTGACCGTGAACGATTTTCCTTTGCCAAAGGCTGTAACCTTACGGATGACCCGAAAATGGCCGAAAATGTCTGGATCAAGACGCCGATTGACAATCCGGAGAAGTTGTTGGCGGAGGCGCTGGCCGTTGCGAAAAAAGCCGACCGCATCGTATTAATATTGGGCGAAGCCTCAGAAATGACCGGGGAAAGTGCCAGTCGCTCCGACATCGCCTTCCCGGAAAACCAATTGAAACTGGTGGCGGCAATGCGGGCACTGGGGAAACCTATGAGTGTTGTGCTGTTCACCGGCCGGCCACTTGACCTCACAAAATTGCTGCCGCTCACCGACGGGTTGCTGAACGTGTGGTTTCCGGGGACCGAAGCGGGCTATGCGATTGCCGACGTGCTGTTCGGAGACGTCAATCCTTCCGGCAAACTTACGATGACCTTCCCGAGGGCGGTGGGTCAGGTGCCGATCTATTACAACCACAAAAACACCGGCCGTCCGATTGGCAACCTGGACGGCAAATTCGAGAAATACCGTTCAAACTACCTTGATGTTCGCAACGAACCACTGTTTCCGTTTGGGTTTGGCCTGAGCTATACGACCTTCGAGTACTCGAAACTGACCGTATCGAAAGAGCGACTGAACGGCAACGAAACCCTTCGGGCGAGCATTACGGTCAAAAACACCGGACGTGTTGACGGCACGGAAGTCGTTCAATTGTACATCCGCGACCAGGCCGCCAGCATTACCCGGCCGGTTAAAGAACTCAAAGGCTTCCAGAAAATCAGCCTTGCCAAAGGGGAAAGCCGCGTGATCAGTTTTGACATCACGCCTGAACTACTGTCCTTTTACAATGAAGACCTTATTTTTGATTGGGAAGCGGGCGCATTCGACATCATGATTGGCACCGATTCTGAAAACCTCCAAACCAAAACCGTAGTATGGGAAAAATAACCCTCTCCGCCCTGCTGCTCTCGTGTGCAGCGCTGTTTGCACAGAAGCCGAACGAAGCGAATGTCACCGAAAAAATCCCCGTGGTGGGTGTCGTCAAAGGACTGACCGACGAACAATTGATGGAAACCGTGCAACGGCAAACGTTCCGGTATTTCTGGCACTACGGCCACCCAGTATCGGGAATGGCCCGCGAGCGTAGCAATACCGTTACCTGCAACTATTATTGGGATTACATCAATGAGGCCTGGGACGAGCCCAACCTCAGCAAGGGCACCTTCGGCCCCGAAGCGATTGCCGTGGGAGGCACGGGCTTCGGCATCCTATCCACCGTAATTGCCGTCGAGCGGAAGTGGATCAGCCGCGAGGCCGCACTTGACCGTTTGATCCAGATTGCGGACTTTCTCACGAAAGCGGATCGGTTCCACGGTGCCTTCCCGCACTTTATGGACGGTGCAACAGGTAAGACCATCCCTTTTGGCCGTCTGGACGATGCGGCCGACCTGGTCGAAACCTCCTATCTAATGATGGGATTCCTGTGTGCCCGCGAATATTTTGATGGAAAGACGCAGAAGGAAGTGTACCTCCGCCGTCGTATCAACGATATGTGGGACACTATCAACTGGAAATGGTTCACCAACAACGAGCCCAAGCTTTACTGGCATTGGTCGCCCTATCAGGGCTTCGACATGAACTTCCCGATCTGGGGGTGGAACGAGGCACTGATCACGTATATCGTTGCCGCATCGTCGAACTGGCATGCCATTCCGAAGTCGGCTTACGACGGTACCTGGGTCGGAAGCCAGGGGTTCCGGAATACACAAAAGTATTACGGACTCGAACTCCCCTTGGGCAATTACGGAGAAGACAAGGGCGGTCCTTTGTTCTTCGAGCAGTACACCTTCCAGGGAATCGACCCTAACGGTTTGAAGGACTCGCTGGGCATCGACTACGCCCTGCAAGCCCGCAACCATACGCTGATCAACCGGGCCTACTGTATCGAAAATCCGAAGAAATTCAAAGGGTATAGCAGTAAATGCTGGGGATTGACGGCTGGCGACAGCTATAAAGGATACGTCGCGCACAGTCCGTCGAGCGACAAAGGCGTCATCCAGCCGACCGCCGCCATTTCGTCGATGCCTTTCACGCCGAAGGAAAGCATGGAAGCGATGCGGTATTTCTATGAAGAACTGGGTGGTAAGATTTGGGGCGAATACGGCTTTCATGACGGTTTCGACCTCGGACACGACTGGTCGTCGAACACCTATCTGGCGATTGACCAGGGGCCGATTGTGGTGATGATTGAAAACCACCGCAGCGGCCTGATATGGAAACTCTTCATGAAGATTCCGGAAATACAGAGGGGATTGAAGCGATTGGGATTCCGGAGTCCGTATTTCGAGAAGAAGTAAAGAAAGAGATCGGAAGTTGGGGAGATCGGAAGTTCGGAAGACGGAAAGTCGGGAAGAGACGGATATAACCTGCAAGGTTTTCATAACCTTGTAGGTTTTAATGGAGATCGGAAGATGGGGACTCCGAAAGAGAACGATACAACCTGCAAGCGTTT
This genomic interval from Flavobacterium sp. HJ-32-4 contains the following:
- a CDS encoding ABC transporter permease; this encodes MNFPLYIAKRYLRSASKNNAINIINRIAAIGVVAGAMALFVVMSVFSGLVDFSLSFSNTSDPDLKATARIGKTFTVTPAQERALRQVKGIAQVSKTVEERVLFSFKGKEMVAYLKGTDTLYNKVSTVEKSLQDGQWWTPETIECVVGYGILDRLSIGLVDANNLLEVYVPRPGTGTIDSPDEALTRAKLVPVGFFALSEDLDSQYVFADIRLVQAILAYPPTRISSLEIALAPGADEAAVRKGITTIVGPSLTIKNRAELNASLYRMLNTENLVLYLIFTLVIIIALFNLVGALTMMIIEKQSNLRTLFSLGSTLPELRRIFFLQGTLLTVFGGLLGIALGALLVFVQQQFELVMITMTQPYPVKFEMVNVLIVFATIGTLGTLASFIASRRISAALLRQ
- the rbfA gene encoding 30S ribosome-binding factor RbfA yields the protein METNRQKKIGGLLQQDLVDILQGEVRKNAIPNLVISVSKVAVTSDLSIANVYLSIFPSDKAQATLAAIKSNGPLIKHDLAQRVRQQLRKVPNLQFFIDDSLEYIAKIDRALTGADNPLENPELLARRKKS
- the mce gene encoding methylmalonyl-CoA epimerase, which translates into the protein MNKIEHLGIAVKDLAASNALFEKLLGVAPYKMEEVESEGVRTSFFLSGPNKIELLEATHDDSPIAKFLEKKGEGIHHIAFDVDDIAAEIARLKGEGFTVLNETPKKGADNKLVAFLHPKGTNGVLVELCQSITPE
- a CDS encoding discoidin domain-containing protein — translated: MKYFFALVAAVWCLSATAQQQTFCNPINVDYGYTPFESFTEWGRHRATADPVVVNYKGDLYLFSTNQWGYWHSNDMLNWKFHEKRFLRPWNPEKDELCAPGVGVIGDTMVVFGSTYKKNFSLWGSTDPEHNKWFVIKDSLEIGGWDPAFFTDDDGRFYMYNGSSNRYPVWGVELNRKTFEPIGTRMPMYLLEDWRYGWQRFGEYMDNTFLDPFIEGAWMTKHNGKYYFQYGAPGTEFSGYADGVVMGSKPLFDGIQTFPQSDPLSFKPGGFSRGAGHGSTFQDKYGNYWHISTSIVCVKNTWERRMGIWPTGFDKDDVMWCNTAFGDYPQYLPEARKDGKTFPGWMLLNYKKPVTVSSTLGSFFANNAVDESIKTYWSAKTANPGEWIQSDLGQVCTVNAIQINYADQDVEFLGKQTTTYHQYRLYCSNDGKKWTLLVDKSKNKTDVPHDYVELAQPIKTRFIKLENLHMPTGKFAISGLRVFGNGGGAKPDAVKELIVLRTEKDKRSAYIKWSPVDNAYAYNLYYGTAPDKLYNCIMVHDFNEYWFKAMDLQKTYYFTIEAINENGVSERTPVKKVE
- the bglX gene encoding beta-glucosidase BglX yields the protein MKHLYALLLLGASFSYAQNTTKDAFLDQLLSKMTLEEKIGQLNLISPPGDISTGAAVSSDAEKYIIDGKLGAVLNMTSIDRIRKTQEIAVTKSRLKIPLLFGLDVIHGYKTQFPIPLGLSATWDPEAVQRAARIAATEATADGIDWTFSPMCDISRDPRWGRVAEGFGEDPLLGSKMAAAMVKGYQGQSLSSPNSILACVKHFALYGGAEAGRDYNTVDMSLNRMYNEYFPPYKAAVDAGAGSVMTSFNDINGVPSTANKWLLTNVLRDQWHFGGFVVTDFTAIKELIAHGLGDSPQVAARSLKAGTDMDMVGEDFLNTLATSVKEGKVTVADIDHACRRILSIKYDLGLFRDPFLRLDTKRRDTEIFTPANRSEARRTAASSFVLMKNERKALPLPTSERVAFIGPLLDDKANMPGTWAVAVESDKAVTLKQALNERTDRERFSFAKGCNLTDDPKMAENVWIKTPIDNPEKLLAEALAVAKKADRIVLILGEASEMTGESASRSDIAFPENQLKLVAAMRALGKPMSVVLFTGRPLDLTKLLPLTDGLLNVWFPGTEAGYAIADVLFGDVNPSGKLTMTFPRAVGQVPIYYNHKNTGRPIGNLDGKFEKYRSNYLDVRNEPLFPFGFGLSYTTFEYSKLTVSKERLNGNETLRASITVKNTGRVDGTEVVQLYIRDQAASITRPVKELKGFQKISLAKGESRVISFDITPELLSFYNEDLIFDWEAGAFDIMIGTDSENLQTKTVVWEK
- a CDS encoding glucoamylase family protein; its protein translation is MGKITLSALLLSCAALFAQKPNEANVTEKIPVVGVVKGLTDEQLMETVQRQTFRYFWHYGHPVSGMARERSNTVTCNYYWDYINEAWDEPNLSKGTFGPEAIAVGGTGFGILSTVIAVERKWISREAALDRLIQIADFLTKADRFHGAFPHFMDGATGKTIPFGRLDDAADLVETSYLMMGFLCAREYFDGKTQKEVYLRRRINDMWDTINWKWFTNNEPKLYWHWSPYQGFDMNFPIWGWNEALITYIVAASSNWHAIPKSAYDGTWVGSQGFRNTQKYYGLELPLGNYGEDKGGPLFFEQYTFQGIDPNGLKDSLGIDYALQARNHTLINRAYCIENPKKFKGYSSKCWGLTAGDSYKGYVAHSPSSDKGVIQPTAAISSMPFTPKESMEAMRYFYEELGGKIWGEYGFHDGFDLGHDWSSNTYLAIDQGPIVVMIENHRSGLIWKLFMKIPEIQRGLKRLGFRSPYFEKK